A genomic region of Phragmites australis chromosome 2, lpPhrAust1.1, whole genome shotgun sequence contains the following coding sequences:
- the LOC133898355 gene encoding auxin-responsive protein IAA16-like isoform X4 codes for MAWSGRLGEAGDSGLELSLGLPAYFTMPSGLAGGEEPSDTSAFPLQAAKGSNGSKARPAAAPVVGWPPVRSFRRNLASSRPPPQSSSAHQDGGGKDGGAKAGAELGLFVKINMDGVPIGRKVDLRAYGGYAELSAAVGKLFRGLLAAQRDPAPAAASRLRGEEEEDLVIGGGGEYTLVYEDEEGDRVLVGDVPWEMFVATAKRLRVLKSSDLPASSYRRPLAVESRGQEEGCS; via the exons ATGGCGTGGAGCGGCCGGCTCGGAGAGGCCGGGGACAGCGGTCTCGAGCTCAGCCTTGGCCTTCCAGCCTACTTCACCATGCCCTCAG GtttggccggcggcgaggagccTAGTGACACTTCTGCTTTCCCTCTGCAAGCTGCCAAAGGAAGCAATGGCTCCAAGGCAAG GCCAGCAGCTGCTCCGGTGGTGGGGTGGCCGCCAGTGCGTTCGTTCCGGAGGAACCTCGCCTCCTCCAGACCGCCGCCTCAGTCGTCGTCGGCTCATCAGGATGGCGGAGGCAAAGACGGCGGCGCGAAGGCCGGCGCCGAGCTCGGCCTGTTCGTGAAGATAAACATGGACGGCGTGCCGATCGGGAGGAAGGTCGACCTCAGGGCCTACGGCGGCTACgccgagctctccgccgccGTCGGCAAGCTCTTCCGCGGCCTGCTCGCCG CTCAGAGGGATCCAGCCCCGGCCGCCGCAAGCCGACTCCGCGGCGAAGAGGAAGAGGATCTGGtgatcggcggcggcggtgagtaCACTCTGGTGTACGAGGATGAGGAGGGCGACAGGGTGCTGGTCGGCGACGTCCCGTGGGA GATGTTCGTGGCCACGGCGAAGCGGCTGCGCGTGCTCAAGAGCTCCGACCTGCCGGCGTCGTCG TATCGTCGGCCCTTGGCAGTTGAGAGCAGGGGGCAGGAAGAGGGCTGCAGCTGA
- the LOC133898355 gene encoding auxin-responsive protein IAA16-like isoform X5 has translation MAWSGRLGEAGDSGLELSLGLPAYFTMPSGLAGGEEPSDTSAFPLQAAKGSNGSKARPAAAPVVGWPPVRSFRRNLASSRPPPQSSSAHQDGGGKDGGAKAGAELGLFVKINMDGVPIGRKVDLRAYGGYAELSAAVGKLFRGLLAAQRDPAPAAASRLRGEEEEDLVIGGGGEYTLVYEDEEGDRVLVGDVPWEMFVATAKRLRVLKSSDLPASSLRAGGRKRAAADC, from the exons ATGGCGTGGAGCGGCCGGCTCGGAGAGGCCGGGGACAGCGGTCTCGAGCTCAGCCTTGGCCTTCCAGCCTACTTCACCATGCCCTCAG GtttggccggcggcgaggagccTAGTGACACTTCTGCTTTCCCTCTGCAAGCTGCCAAAGGAAGCAATGGCTCCAAGGCAAG GCCAGCAGCTGCTCCGGTGGTGGGGTGGCCGCCAGTGCGTTCGTTCCGGAGGAACCTCGCCTCCTCCAGACCGCCGCCTCAGTCGTCGTCGGCTCATCAGGATGGCGGAGGCAAAGACGGCGGCGCGAAGGCCGGCGCCGAGCTCGGCCTGTTCGTGAAGATAAACATGGACGGCGTGCCGATCGGGAGGAAGGTCGACCTCAGGGCCTACGGCGGCTACgccgagctctccgccgccGTCGGCAAGCTCTTCCGCGGCCTGCTCGCCG CTCAGAGGGATCCAGCCCCGGCCGCCGCAAGCCGACTCCGCGGCGAAGAGGAAGAGGATCTGGtgatcggcggcggcggtgagtaCACTCTGGTGTACGAGGATGAGGAGGGCGACAGGGTGCTGGTCGGCGACGTCCCGTGGGA GATGTTCGTGGCCACGGCGAAGCGGCTGCGCGTGCTCAAGAGCTCCGACCTGCCGGCGTCGTCG TTGAGAGCAGGGGGCAGGAAGAGGGCTGCAGCTGACTGCTGA
- the LOC133898355 gene encoding auxin-responsive protein IAA16-like isoform X3, with product MAWSGRLGEAGDSGLELSLGLPAYFTMPSGLAGGEEPSDTSAFPLQAAKGSNGSKARPAAAPVVGWPPVRSFRRNLASSRPPPQSSSAHQDGGGKDGGAKAGAELGLFVKINMDGVPIGRKVDLRAYGGYAELSAAVGKLFRGLLAAQRDPAPAAASRLRGEEEEDLVIGGGGEYTLVYEDEEGDRVLVGDVPWEMFVATAKRLRVLKSSDLPASSVSLRTLELQSESFGLANHTMSLTN from the exons ATGGCGTGGAGCGGCCGGCTCGGAGAGGCCGGGGACAGCGGTCTCGAGCTCAGCCTTGGCCTTCCAGCCTACTTCACCATGCCCTCAG GtttggccggcggcgaggagccTAGTGACACTTCTGCTTTCCCTCTGCAAGCTGCCAAAGGAAGCAATGGCTCCAAGGCAAG GCCAGCAGCTGCTCCGGTGGTGGGGTGGCCGCCAGTGCGTTCGTTCCGGAGGAACCTCGCCTCCTCCAGACCGCCGCCTCAGTCGTCGTCGGCTCATCAGGATGGCGGAGGCAAAGACGGCGGCGCGAAGGCCGGCGCCGAGCTCGGCCTGTTCGTGAAGATAAACATGGACGGCGTGCCGATCGGGAGGAAGGTCGACCTCAGGGCCTACGGCGGCTACgccgagctctccgccgccGTCGGCAAGCTCTTCCGCGGCCTGCTCGCCG CTCAGAGGGATCCAGCCCCGGCCGCCGCAAGCCGACTCCGCGGCGAAGAGGAAGAGGATCTGGtgatcggcggcggcggtgagtaCACTCTGGTGTACGAGGATGAGGAGGGCGACAGGGTGCTGGTCGGCGACGTCCCGTGGGA GATGTTCGTGGCCACGGCGAAGCGGCTGCGCGTGCTCAAGAGCTCCGACCTGCCGGCGTCGTCGGTGAGTCTCCGCACACTTGAACTTCAGAGTGAAAGTTTTGGCCTGGCAAATCACACCATGTCACTGACGAACTAA